The Lysobacter gummosus genome includes a region encoding these proteins:
- a CDS encoding PLP-dependent aminotransferase family protein, with translation MSQDLLYERLADRMRRQIQRGVLRAGERLPSLRRLGRDQRISLATAVEAYQQLEREGLIEARPRSGYYVRAAAGAPPRGSRARHLARAPMPVSNPALLGVLDVQSRRDLIALHAATPDASMLPTAALAASVARAMRRDPHTALSYTVPQGLPQLRERIAQRYAQCGVEIDPDEVIVTAGAMEAISLTLRTITRPGDIVILESPTYHGLLQAVSAQGLRVLEIPNHPGRGIDPAQLRELLERHAVRAALLVPNFNNPLGSLTSEASKREIVAACAAHGTALIEDDLYGELAYSGERPSPLRRYDDGEHVVTCGSYSKMLAPGLRVGWMLGGRRRSELLRTKSFSTVATATLPQMALIDFFARHDMERGLRRLRRTLAGNAQIYRQALLDHWPDGTCVAEPAGGMTLWVELPPAIDGQALFEAAMARGIGILPGHLFSNRGDYAHHVRLSCGQPWDKKIETALKTVGELAKGLQG, from the coding sequence ATGTCCCAAGACCTGCTCTACGAACGCCTCGCCGACCGCATGCGCCGCCAGATCCAGCGCGGCGTGCTGCGCGCCGGCGAACGCCTGCCGTCGCTGCGCCGGCTCGGTCGCGATCAGCGCATCAGCCTGGCCACCGCGGTCGAGGCGTATCAGCAACTCGAACGCGAAGGCCTGATCGAAGCGCGGCCGCGTTCGGGTTACTACGTGCGCGCCGCCGCCGGCGCGCCGCCGCGCGGTTCGCGCGCGCGCCACCTCGCCCGCGCGCCGATGCCGGTGAGCAATCCCGCCCTGCTCGGCGTGCTCGACGTGCAATCGCGTCGCGACCTGATCGCCCTGCACGCCGCCACCCCGGACGCCTCGATGCTGCCGACCGCGGCGCTGGCCGCTTCGGTCGCGCGCGCGATGCGGCGCGATCCGCACACCGCGCTGAGCTACACCGTGCCGCAGGGATTGCCGCAACTGCGCGAGCGCATCGCTCAGCGCTACGCGCAATGCGGCGTGGAGATCGATCCGGACGAAGTGATCGTCACCGCCGGTGCGATGGAGGCGATCAGCCTGACCTTGCGCACCATCACCCGCCCGGGCGACATCGTGATTCTCGAATCGCCGACCTATCACGGCCTGCTGCAGGCGGTGTCGGCGCAGGGCCTGCGCGTGCTGGAAATCCCCAACCATCCCGGCCGCGGCATCGATCCGGCGCAACTGCGCGAACTGCTCGAACGCCACGCGGTCCGCGCCGCGCTGCTGGTGCCGAACTTCAACAATCCGCTCGGCAGCCTGACCAGCGAAGCGAGCAAGCGCGAGATCGTCGCCGCCTGCGCCGCCCACGGCACGGCCCTGATCGAAGACGATCTGTACGGCGAACTGGCCTATTCCGGCGAACGCCCGTCGCCGCTGCGCCGTTACGACGACGGCGAGCACGTGGTCACCTGCGGCTCGTACTCGAAGATGCTCGCGCCGGGCTTGCGCGTGGGTTGGATGCTCGGTGGGCGGCGCCGCTCGGAACTGCTACGGACCAAGAGCTTTTCCACCGTCGCCACCGCGACCCTGCCGCAGATGGCGCTGATCGATTTCTTCGCCCGCCACGACATGGAACGCGGCTTGCGGCGCTTGCGCCGGACCTTGGCCGGCAACGCGCAGATCTATCGGCAGGCCTTGCTGGATCATTGGCCCGACGGCACCTGCGTGGCCGAACCGGCCGGCGGCATGACCTTGTGGGTGGAGCTGCCGCCGGCGATCGATGGACAGGCCTTGTTCGAAGCGGCGATGGCGCGCGGCATCGGCATCCTGCCGGGGCATCTGTTTTCCAACCGCGGCGACTACGCCCACCACGTGCGGCTCAGTTGCGGGCAGCCGTGGGACAAGAAGATCGAAACGGCATTGAAGACCGTGGGCGAGTTGGCCAAGGGCTTGCAAGGGTAA
- a CDS encoding DMT family transporter — protein MTPVATPAESRTALIQLLVAELLIGSVGVFVHESGQNAITAVLFRCVFGCLFLLAWGCARGLFRGLLGERALIRSAIVSGVLLVLNWVALFAGMARSSIGVATMVYHFFPFVVMGMAAMFYGERTRAADLGWTAIAFVGVLCSADPFKLWNSAGSGYLIGVGMTFVAAILCGASLLLSRRISRERPFAVVLIQCLVGVVMLAPFADYAAVWTPGSHWFWLAGLGLIHSGVCYVLFYSSYPRLQVATIAVLAFIYPVIALLLDYLLYGRTLAPVQSLGVALIVLGTLGVNLKWQWRRPLPARA, from the coding sequence ATGACCCCCGTCGCCACCCCCGCCGAATCGCGCACCGCCCTGATCCAGTTGCTGGTCGCCGAACTGCTGATCGGATCGGTCGGCGTGTTCGTGCACGAAAGCGGCCAGAACGCGATCACCGCGGTGCTGTTCCGCTGCGTGTTCGGCTGCCTGTTCCTGCTGGCCTGGGGCTGCGCGCGTGGTTTGTTCCGCGGCTTGCTCGGCGAGCGCGCGCTGATCCGCTCGGCGATCGTCAGCGGCGTGCTGCTGGTGCTGAACTGGGTGGCGCTGTTCGCCGGCATGGCGCGCTCGTCGATCGGCGTGGCGACGATGGTCTACCACTTCTTCCCGTTCGTGGTGATGGGGATGGCGGCGATGTTCTACGGCGAGCGCACGCGCGCGGCCGACCTGGGCTGGACCGCGATCGCCTTCGTCGGCGTGCTGTGCTCGGCCGATCCGTTCAAGTTGTGGAACAGCGCCGGCAGCGGCTATCTGATCGGCGTCGGCATGACCTTCGTGGCGGCCATTCTGTGCGGCGCGTCGTTGCTGCTGTCGCGGCGGATCAGCCGAGAGCGGCCGTTCGCGGTGGTGCTGATCCAATGCCTGGTCGGCGTGGTCATGCTGGCGCCGTTCGCCGATTACGCCGCGGTGTGGACGCCGGGCAGCCACTGGTTCTGGCTCGCCGGCCTGGGCCTGATCCACAGCGGCGTGTGCTACGTGCTGTTCTATTCGTCGTATCCGCGCCTGCAGGTGGCGACGATCGCGGTGCTGGCCTTCATCTATCCGGTGATCGCACTGCTGCTGGATTATCTGCTCTACGGCCGCACCTTGGCGCCGGTGCAGAGCCTGGGCGTGGCGCTGATCGTGCTGGGCACCCTGGGCGTCAATCTGAAATGGCAGTGGCGCCGGCCGCTACCGGCGCGGGCCTGA
- a CDS encoding RtcB family protein encodes MSTSSFELLYAEEGAVPVKGWVRGVTVDEGARRQLRNIAALPHVGPWVAVMPDVHLGKGATVGSVVPTRGAIIPAAVGVDLGCGMAAVRTTLRAKDLPDSLAKVRSAIEHCVPVGNGRGGEHRRLPDSHATRLAKSGLASRLEVIHGKHRKLRTDKLDKQIGTLGGGNHFIEVCLDEAGAVWVMLHSGSRGTGNLIGSYFIELARLKLERRVLGFHLPDKDLAFLLEGEPLFDDYVEAVGWAQDYARHNREAMMERVLHAMRIQLPKFQLEKTAVNCHHNYVQREEHFGESLWVTRKGAVSAREGELGIIPGSMGARSYIVRGKGNADSFHSCSHGAGRVMSRTQARQKITLKDHREATAHVECRKDAAVIDESPAAYKPIEAVMAAQTDLVEVVHTLRQVICIKG; translated from the coding sequence ATGAGTACATCAAGCTTCGAACTGCTCTACGCCGAAGAAGGCGCGGTGCCGGTCAAAGGCTGGGTGCGCGGAGTGACGGTCGACGAAGGCGCGCGGCGGCAGCTGCGCAACATCGCCGCCCTGCCCCACGTCGGCCCCTGGGTCGCGGTGATGCCCGACGTCCACCTGGGCAAGGGCGCCACCGTCGGCTCGGTGGTGCCTACGCGCGGCGCGATCATCCCGGCCGCGGTCGGCGTCGATCTGGGCTGCGGCATGGCCGCGGTGCGCACCACGCTGCGGGCGAAGGATCTGCCCGACAGCCTGGCCAAGGTGCGTTCGGCGATCGAGCACTGCGTGCCCGTCGGTAACGGCCGCGGAGGCGAGCACCGACGCCTGCCCGACAGCCACGCCACGCGCCTGGCCAAGTCGGGTCTGGCGTCGCGGCTGGAGGTCATCCACGGCAAGCACCGCAAGCTGCGCACCGACAAGCTCGACAAGCAGATCGGCACGCTCGGCGGCGGCAACCACTTCATCGAAGTCTGTCTCGACGAGGCCGGCGCGGTGTGGGTGATGCTGCACTCCGGCTCGCGCGGCACCGGCAACCTGATCGGCAGTTACTTCATCGAGCTGGCGCGGCTGAAACTGGAACGGCGCGTGCTGGGCTTCCATCTGCCGGACAAGGACCTGGCTTTCCTGCTGGAAGGCGAGCCTTTGTTCGACGACTACGTCGAAGCGGTCGGCTGGGCGCAGGACTACGCCCGCCATAACCGCGAAGCGATGATGGAGCGGGTGTTGCACGCGATGCGCATCCAGCTGCCGAAGTTCCAGCTGGAAAAAACCGCGGTCAACTGCCACCACAATTACGTGCAGCGCGAGGAACATTTCGGCGAATCGTTGTGGGTGACCCGCAAGGGCGCGGTCAGCGCGCGCGAAGGCGAGCTCGGCATCATCCCCGGCAGCATGGGCGCGCGCAGCTACATCGTGCGCGGCAAGGGCAACGCGGACAGCTTCCACAGCTGCAGCCACGGCGCCGGCCGGGTCATGAGCCGTACGCAGGCGCGGCAGAAGATCACGCTGAAGGACCATCGTGAGGCCACGGCCCACGTGGAATGCCGCAAGGACGCGGCGGTCATCGACGAATCACCGGCGGCGTACAAGCCGATCGAAGCGGTGATGGCGGCTCAGACCGATCTGGTCGAGGTGGTTCACACCTTGCGTCAGGTGATCTGCATCAAGGGTTGA
- a CDS encoding slipin family protein, whose protein sequence is MFWMKKVVVGDAERVLVYRNRRIERVLGAGVHRLSDFKRELVLVTHDIGNSQYTGNDGEALIAGLGERLQMHFVLADIGNDEVGLVLRNGRIADVLAPGTRRLYWKGLASIEIRAIALSEGLEVEREVANGLRQLSYLDRVAVAGNVPTESAGLLFVDGKFVRRLEPGAYAFWNLRKNVAVEVVELRVQAMEVSGQELLTRDKVSLRVNLAASLRVTDPVAARTRVAKYLDHVYRELQYGLRKAISSKTLDELLGDKASLDADIFAYVRGPVAEAGLEVLGVGVKDVILPGEMKDILNGVVQAEKTAQANVIRRREEANATRSLLNTAKLIEESPVLMRLKELEALEKITEKIDKLTVFGGLEGVMKQLVSLKGNG, encoded by the coding sequence ATGTTCTGGATGAAGAAGGTCGTGGTCGGCGATGCCGAGCGCGTCCTGGTTTACCGCAATCGCCGCATCGAGCGCGTGCTCGGCGCCGGCGTCCATCGCCTCAGCGACTTCAAGCGCGAGCTGGTGCTGGTCACGCACGACATCGGCAACAGCCAGTACACCGGTAACGATGGCGAGGCGTTGATCGCCGGCCTGGGCGAGCGCCTGCAGATGCATTTCGTCCTGGCCGACATCGGCAACGACGAAGTCGGGCTGGTGCTGCGCAACGGCCGTATCGCCGATGTGCTGGCGCCAGGCACCCGCCGTTTGTACTGGAAGGGCCTGGCCAGCATCGAGATCCGCGCCATCGCTCTGAGCGAAGGCCTGGAAGTCGAGCGCGAGGTCGCCAACGGCCTGCGTCAGCTCAGCTACCTCGACCGCGTCGCGGTCGCCGGCAACGTGCCGACCGAATCGGCCGGACTGCTGTTCGTGGACGGCAAGTTCGTGCGCCGTCTGGAGCCGGGCGCGTATGCGTTCTGGAATCTGCGCAAGAACGTCGCCGTCGAGGTGGTGGAACTGCGCGTGCAGGCGATGGAAGTCTCGGGCCAGGAGTTGCTGACCCGCGACAAGGTGTCGCTGCGCGTGAACCTGGCCGCGAGCCTGCGCGTGACCGACCCGGTCGCGGCGCGTACCCGCGTCGCCAAGTACCTGGATCACGTCTATCGCGAGCTGCAGTACGGCCTGCGCAAGGCGATCTCGTCCAAGACCCTGGACGAATTGCTCGGCGACAAGGCTTCGCTCGACGCGGACATCTTCGCCTACGTGCGCGGGCCGGTCGCCGAGGCGGGACTGGAAGTGCTCGGCGTCGGCGTCAAGGACGTGATCCTGCCGGGCGAGATGAAGGACATCCTCAACGGCGTGGTGCAGGCGGAGAAGACCGCGCAGGCCAACGTGATCCGTCGCCGCGAAGAGGCGAACGCGACGCGCAGCCTGCTCAACACCGCCAAGCTGATCGAGGAAAGCCCGGTCTTGATGCGCCTGAAGGAGCTCGAGGCCTTGGAAAAGATCACCGAGAAGATCGACAAGCTGACCGTGTTCGGCGGTCTGGAGGGAGTCATGAAGCAATTGGTCAGCCTGAAGGGCAACGGCTGA
- a CDS encoding isochorismatase family protein produces the protein MNSSHRTALIPIDVQRGFDYPPWGPRNNPAMEHNGQRLLAAWRERGLPLIHVRHDSIHDGSPLQSTHPGHAFRDGFEPLDGETIVGKSVNAAFIGTDLDLRLRRLRIDTVVLFGISTDMCVSTTARIASNLGYRTIVVGDACCCFDLTDADGTVIAAEAISRAHLATLRAEFAEVIDTDALLARVGEF, from the coding sequence ATGAACTCATCGCATCGCACCGCCCTCATCCCCATCGACGTCCAGCGCGGCTTCGACTATCCGCCGTGGGGGCCTCGCAACAATCCGGCGATGGAGCACAACGGCCAACGCCTGCTCGCGGCCTGGCGCGAACGCGGCTTGCCGTTGATCCATGTGCGCCACGACTCCATTCACGATGGCTCGCCGTTGCAGTCCACGCATCCGGGCCACGCCTTTCGCGATGGCTTCGAACCGCTCGATGGCGAAACGATCGTCGGAAAATCGGTCAATGCCGCCTTCATCGGCACCGATCTGGACTTGCGCCTGCGCCGGTTGCGCATCGACACCGTCGTGCTGTTCGGCATCAGCACCGACATGTGCGTATCCACCACCGCGCGCATCGCGAGCAACCTGGGCTATCGCACGATCGTGGTCGGCGATGCCTGCTGCTGTTTCGATTTGACCGACGCCGACGGGACGGTGATCGCGGCCGAAGCGATCAGCCGCGCGCATCTGGCTACGTTGCGCGCGGAGTTTGCCGAAGTGATCGATACCGATGCGTTGTTGGCGAGAGTCGGCGAATTCTGA
- a CDS encoding antibiotic biosynthesis monooxygenase family protein, whose product MSASDSASRFADLPAPPYYAVIFSSQRSGQDEAGYAVAAERMVELVGRQPGFLGFESTRDGDGFGITVAYFDSEQSIRAWRDQAEHAAARDLGHRRWYQRFEQRVAIVHRAYGGPRRDAD is encoded by the coding sequence ATGTCCGCGTCCGATTCCGCTTCCCGCTTCGCCGATCTGCCCGCGCCGCCCTACTACGCGGTGATTTTCTCCTCCCAGCGCAGCGGCCAGGACGAGGCCGGCTACGCCGTCGCCGCCGAGCGGATGGTCGAGCTGGTCGGCCGGCAACCGGGCTTCCTCGGCTTCGAATCCACTCGCGACGGCGACGGCTTCGGCATCACCGTGGCCTATTTCGACAGCGAACAGTCGATCCGCGCCTGGCGCGATCAGGCCGAACACGCGGCCGCGCGGGACCTGGGCCATCGGCGTTGGTACCAGCGCTTCGAACAACGCGTCGCGATCGTGCATCGCGCTTACGGCGGGCCGCGGCGCGATGCCGATTGA
- a CDS encoding Lrp/AsnC family transcriptional regulator — MKTLDEVDRKLIALLQDNARLSTVALAKAVGLSRSTVQERLQRLEAAGVIAQYTVRLGSGGDPLCAWLMLRYAEGFSCDDIVPPLSQWPQVRLVHSVAGETDLMVLVETRSPGELADLRERVAAMKGVDDVTTIPILRTALDRR, encoded by the coding sequence ATGAAGACGCTGGACGAAGTCGATCGCAAGCTGATCGCGTTGCTGCAGGACAACGCCCGTCTGTCGACGGTGGCCCTGGCCAAGGCGGTGGGCCTGTCGCGCAGCACCGTGCAGGAACGTCTGCAGCGCCTGGAGGCGGCCGGGGTGATCGCGCAATACACCGTGCGCCTGGGCAGCGGCGGCGATCCGCTGTGCGCGTGGCTGATGCTGCGTTACGCGGAAGGCTTCAGCTGCGACGACATCGTGCCGCCGTTGTCGCAATGGCCGCAGGTGCGGCTGGTGCACAGCGTGGCCGGCGAAACCGATCTGATGGTGCTGGTGGAAACGCGCTCGCCCGGCGAGTTGGCCGACCTGCGCGAGCGGGTCGCGGCGATGAAGGGCGTGGACGATGTCACCACGATCCCGATCCTGCGCACGGCGCTCGATCGCAGGTAA